The following proteins are co-located in the Gossypium hirsutum isolate 1008001.06 chromosome A02, Gossypium_hirsutum_v2.1, whole genome shotgun sequence genome:
- the LOC107939655 gene encoding ISWI chromatin-remodeling complex ATPase CHR11, with translation MAKSSKPASSDEELYNGSSSSEEERMSAQVNGEEDDEEEIEAVARSADASDEDDDAVPEENADDADYDESNGADPETSKREKERLKEMQKLKKQKIQEILDTQNANIDADMNNKGRGRLKYLLQQTELFSHFAKGDPNSSQKKVKGRGRHASKITEEEEDEEYLKEEEDGLSGNTRLVTQPSCIQGKMRDYQLAGLNWLIRLYENGINGILADEMGLGKTLQTISLLGYLHEYRGITGPHMVVAPKSTLGNWMNEIRRFCPVLRAVKFLGNPEERRYIREELLVAGKFDVCVTSFEMAIKEKCALRRFSWRYIIIDEAHRIKNENSLLSKTMRLYNTNYRLLITGTPLQNNLHELWSLLNFLLPEIFSSAETFDEWFQISGENDQQEVVQQLHKVLRPFLLRRLKSDVEKGLPPKKETILKVGMSQMQKQYYRALLQKDLEVVNAGGEHKRLLNIAMQLRKCCNHPYLFQGAEPGPPYTTGDHLVTSAGKMVLLDKLLPKLKERDSRVLIFSQMTRLLDILEDYLMFRGYQYCRIDGNTGGEDRDASIEAFNKPGSEKFVFLLSTRAGGLGINLATADVVILYDSDWNPQVDLQAQDRAHRIGQKKEVQVFRFCTEYTIEEKVIERAYKKLALDALVIQQGRLAEQKTVNKDELLQMVRFGAEMVFSSKDSTITDEDIDRIIAKGEAATAELDAKMKKFTEDAIKFKMDDTAELYEFDDDKDENKFDIKKIVSENWIEPPKRERKRNYSESEYFKQTLRQGGPAKPKEPRIPRMPQLLDFQFFNTQRLSELYEKEVRYLMQTHQKNQVKDTIDVDEPEERGDPLTAEELEEKERLLEEGFSSWSRRDFNTFIRACEKYGRNDIKSIASEMEGKTEEEVERYAKVFKERYKELNDYDRIIKNIERGEARISRRDEIMKAIGKKLDRYKNPWLELKIQYGQNKGKLYNEECDRFMICMVHKLGYGNWEELKAAFRASPLFRFDWFVKSRTTQELARRCDTLIRLVEKENQENDERERQARKEKKLAKNMTPSKRSGKQPTESPNQLKKRKQLSMDDNANSGKRRK, from the exons ATGGCAAAATCGTCGAAGCCGGCGTCGTCCGATGAAGAACTGTACAATGGTTCGAGTTCATCAGAAGAGGAGCGAATGAGCGCCCAGGTCAACGGCGAAGAAGACGATGAGGAGGAGATTGAAGCTGTTGCTCGCTCCGCCGACGCCTCCGACGAAGATGATGACGCCGTCCCTGAAGAAAACGCCGATGATGCTGATTAT gATGAGTCTAATGGGGCTGATCCAGAAACTAGTAAGCGAGAGAAGGAGAGACTGAAAGAAATGCAGAAACTAAAGAAGCAGAAGATTCAGGAAATACTGGATACTCAAAATGCTAACATTGACGCTGATATG AATAATAAGGGAAGGGGTCGGTTGAAGTATCTTTTGCAGCAGACAGAGTTGTTTTCTCATTTTGCTAAAGGTGACCCAAATTCATCACAAAAGAAGGTGAAAGGAAG GGGTCGACATGCATCAAAAATAactgaagaggaagaagatgaagagtaCCTCAAGGAGGAAGAAGACGGTTTGTCTGGGAACACGCGATTGGTGACTCAGCCTTCTT GTATTCAGGGAAAGATGAGGGACTACCAACTTGCTGGTTTAAACTGGCTTATACGACTGTATGAGAATGGTATAAATGGTATTCTTGCAGATGAAATG GGACTTGGAAAAACTTTGCAAACTATTTCCTTATTGGGCTATCTGCATGAGTACCGTGGAATTACTGGCCCTCATATGGTTGTTGCCCCTAAATCAACTCTTGGTAACTGGATGAATGAAATACGTCGGTTTTGCCCTGTCTTGCGTGCTGTGAAGTTTCTTGGGAATCCTGAGGAAAGA AGATACATCCGTGAGGAGCTACTGGTTGCTGGGAAGTTTGATGTCTGTGTCACAAGTTTTGAAATGGCCATCAAGGAGAAGTGTGCTTTGCGTCGTTTTAGTTGGCGCTATATAATTATTGATGAAGCCCATCGAATCAAGAATGAGAATTCACTACTTTCAAAAACAATGAGACTCTACAATACTAATTACCGACTTCTTATTACTGGCACTCCACTCCAG AATAATCTCCATGAGCTTTGGTCTCTTCTTAACTTTTTGCTGCCAGAGATTTTTAGTTCAGCTGAAACTTTTGATGAGTGGTTTCAAATTTCTGGTGAAAATGACCAGCAGGAAGTTGTTCAACAACTTCACAAG GTTCTTCGGCCGTTTCTCCTTCGTAGATTGAAATCAGATGTTGAGAAAGGTTTGCCTCCCAAAAAGGAAACTATCCTGAAAGTAGGAATGTCCCAGATGCAGAAACAGTACTATAGGGCTTTGCTGCAAAAAGATCTTGAAGTTGTAAATGCTGGTGGAGAGCATAAGCGTCTTCTGAACATTGCAATGCAGCTGCGCAAATGTTGTAATCACCCATACCTTTTCCAAGGTGCTGAACCTGGACCTCCATATACAACAGGAGACCATCTTGTTACCAGTGCTG GTAAAATGGTTCTCTTGGACAAATTACTTCCAAAGCTGAAGGAGCGTGATTCTAGAGTTCTGATATTTTCACAG ATGACAAGGCTACTGGATATTCTTGAAGATTATTTGATGTTTCGTGGATACCAGTATTGTCGGATTGATGGTAATACAGGTGGTGAAGATCGTGATGCTTCCATTGAAGCCTTTAATAAGCCAGGAAGTGAGAAATTTGTTTTCTTGTTATCAACTAGAGCTGGAGGCCTTGGCATTAATCTTGCTACAGCAGATGTTGTGATCCTTTATGATAGTGACTG GAACCCGCAAGTTGATTTGCAAGCACAGGATCGGGCCCATAGAATTGGTCAAAAGAAGGAAGTTCAAGTGTTCCGCTTTTGCACGGAG TACACTATTGAGGAAAAGGTGATTGAGAGGGCCTATAAAAAGCTTGCTCTAGATGCTCTGGTTATTCAACAAGGACGATTAGCAGAGCAGAAGA CTGTTAACAAAGATGAGTTGCTTCAAATGGTGAGGTTTGGTGCTGAAATGGTCTTCAGCTCCAAGGATAGCACAATTACAGATGAAGACATTGATAGAATCATTGCCAAGGGAGAAGCAGCGACAGCGGAACTTGATGCCAAGATGAAGAAATTTACTGAGGATGCAATTAAATTCAAGATGGATGATA CTgctgaattgtatgaatttgaTGATGACAAG gACGAGAACAAGTTTGACATCAAGAAAATTGTAAGTGAAAACTGGATTGAGCCCCCAAAAAGAGAGCGGAAGCGGAA TTATTCAGAATCTGAGTACTTTAAGCAAACCTTGCGCCAAGGTGGTCCAGCAAAACCGAAGGAGCCTCGGATTCCTCGCATGCCTCAATT GCTTGATTTCCAATTCTTCAACACTCAGAGGCTGAGTGAGTTGTATGAGAAAGAAGTACGCTATCTCATG cAAACACATCAGAAGAATCAGGTAAAGGACACTATTGATGTGGATGAACCTGAAG AAAGGGGAGACCCGTTAACTGCTGAAGAGTTGGAAGAAAAGGAGCGACTATTAGAAGAG GGATTTTCTTCATGGAGTAGAAGAGATTTCAATACTTTCATTAGAGCTTGTGAGAAATATGGACGGAATGATATAAAGAGTATTGCTTCAGAAATGGAAGGGAAGACAGAGGAGGAAGTTGAAAGATATGCTAAAGTATTTAAAGAAAGATACAAGGAGTTAAATG ATTATGACAGAATAATTAAGAACATTGAACGAGGAGAGGCAAGAATTTCTAGAAGAGATGAGATCATGAAGGCAATTGGCAAGAAATTGGACCGATACAAGAATCCATGGCTGGAATTGAAGATCCAGTATGGTCAGAACAAAGGGAAGTTATACAATGAAGAATGTGATCGATTCATG ATATGCATGGTTCACAAGCTTGGTTATGGAAATTGGGAGGAGTTGAAGGCAGCATTCCGAGCGTCACCCTTGTTTCGATTTGATTGGTTTGTGAAGTCACGGACAACTCAAGAGCTGGCAAGGAGATGTGATACCCTTATTCGATTGGTTGAGAaggaaaatcaagaaaatgaCGAGAGGGAGCGACAAGCTCGCAAGGAGAAGAAACTTGCCAAG AACATGACACCATCAAAGCGCAGTGGGAAGCAGCCGACTGAGAGTCCTAATCAACTAAAGAAACGGAAGCAGCTATCCATGGATGATAATGCGAACTCG GGGAAAAGGAGGAAGTGA
- the LOC121215352 gene encoding monothiol glutaredoxin-S10, giving the protein MDRVAKLASQKAVVIFSKSSCCMCHAIKRLFYEQGVSPAIYELDEDARGKEMEWALTRLGCNPPVPAVFIGGKFVGSANTILTLQLNGSLKNLLKNAGAIWL; this is encoded by the coding sequence ATGGATCGAGTTGCGAAACTGGCATCTCAGAAGGCAGTGGTGATCTTCAGCAAGAGCTCGTGTTGCATGTGCCATGCAATCAAGAGACTGTTTTACGAGCAAGGGGTGAGCCCAGCAATCTACGAGCTGGACGAAGATGCAAGAGGCAAGGAAATGGAGTGGGCTTTGACGAGACTCGGGTGCAACCCGCCGGTCCCGGCGGTATTTATAGGTGGCAAATTTGTTGGCTCGGCGAACACAATCTTGACCCTTCAGCTCAATGGTTCGTTGAAGAACTTGCTCAAAAATGCAGGGGCCATTTGGCTTTGA